Proteins from a single region of Bombus pascuorum chromosome 5, iyBomPasc1.1, whole genome shotgun sequence:
- the LOC132907041 gene encoding uncharacterized protein CG5098 isoform X3, protein MQWDYIQEFVAHGGVPDVYNLRHKEENISVSDLDLTYVNQFINFIQSTNNKKIADSDIQKGTVDKCLSEFLEPVLKNRKESYSTCQSDDSKIKPSNLLDINQTIGSYLFCKDKSENLSETKEKIDHHKIIDCVPCLSEQSNIQNITQYKTLSKILEQYKNIYNLCASEEDKPLNLVKNLEDNKDCCNKQSEDKKKLCNFTNIKVSLKDCAISDRTNHSCNIENCYNTKYKEIDYGLLKFSDLDDLSPKLKIDKTLLKASKPKLCKDLETKLNCAPNKYLEQESFVLNKYLTNKTSVLLRERKNTNLSFLNSPLNVKDTRIKSESCSDEQINKSRNSYFVNTCKPTLNNWEDFEMSGQYPGHSRPPVGTPPPQTVWNHLTMAQSQVSGLNIHPTALSGAALSPAGFYTHPSMARASHITSQLTPQLAHTQAPPTWHTPTVPSKTVTPANTPGNPLFSLQMLVDNRQNQSQYRNSPGSQSTLDLSSTSEIIPENYSRIPQDIPISLTARNVDKGSRNGNIISPPIPLNGETSSDSGISSSVPTPNSVSEPVSLSTKEVTTPKITVKNFESNLKGVANLHDKIKEMNVDNFTQKVINLPPSVTIERVVPEKKEPEVTKNKDTLSVIAQVPRNVLPVIVNLTSRVDKDVTDSPKRESSSERDRKIEETNVRSPKNIPKRGKKGVDSLLEKLEGGNKKLGSAENIGSVIVMPVEERDTSSVKSMSPDRQKSKSPNREDEVVSPAFSNDDSNDNTKQRRKRKLEKPVRLSKDSKTEVEDMELEPTEPTEPRTSEPITEETNATPVVKLEDNIDTAEQRIPEKIEESVDETSEENQPIRRRRSSESTPPSSTPSNQRVRRKSSDDATEFSKVTSPKPVNNTNPFNEVESELEKMFAGIVETETDVKKEESKSELTEPELQSGSTTKAENLENNVLHTKEAQSINPTDVSSTVDTKMSGKKGKKTKVQGGKRKISRSSENIFGTVGNDIPQKEIKKRKMSKSSKKQDASKKTKKNAKVDGIREMAYDSGSNASSIRSRGPVVHVEGPRDSPLSIQVVNAPREEEEEKSKEKRKSIGNGNAGRSKRLSHQNDLDYRGKVSRAGLFSSTLSSRYDAHTTDSTWVCVFCKQGPHSVIPGDPARPHPNLAGPHIAPGTYTVPAGVLSDLFGPYLIGKERLEDGILSADEQEITTEQKKGGKNKRSLRYAGLADQFTAKMGKKKRNSIESNTNAMFTGMTVLPGEEQRWEVWLHEQCAVWAAGVYMAGGRVTGLQEAVWDAAKSICDSCGLTGANIGCVKRGCKAVTHYPCALTKGWHLDTNQYIPKCNLHRVT, encoded by the exons atgcAGTGGGATTACATACAAGAATTTGTAGCACATGGTGGTGTGCCTGACGTTTATAATTTACGTCacaaggaagaaaatataagtgtgTCGGATTTAGATTTAACTTATGTTAATCAATTTATAAACTTCATACAATCAACAAACAATAAAAAGATTGCAGATTCTGATATACAGAAGGGAACAGTTGATAAATGCTTATCAGAATTTTTAGAGCCTGTGCTTAAAAATCGCAAGGAAAGTTATAGTACCTGTCAGAGTGACgatagtaaaataaaaccaTCTAATTTATTGGATATTAACCAAACCATAGGCTCCTACTTATTTTGCAAAGATAAAAGCGAAAATTTATCTGAAACAAAGGAGAAAATTGATcatcataaaattattgattgtGTTCCTTGCTTGTCAGAACAATCaaacatacaaaatattacacaGTACAAGACATTGTCTAAAATTTTggaacaatataaaaatatttataatctttgTGCTTCTGAAGAAGACAAGCCActtaatttagtaaaaaacTTGGAAGATAATAAGGACTGTTGTAACAAACAAAgtgaagataaaaagaagctgtgcaattttacaaatataaaagtatcttTAAAGGACTGTGCCATTTCAGATCGAACAAATCATTCctgtaatatagaaaattgctACAACACAAAGTACAAGGAAATAGACTatggtttattaaaattttcagatCTAGATGACTTATCtcctaaattaaaaattgataaaacgtTACTTAAAGCTTCAAAACCTAAATTATGTAAAGATTTAGAAACAAAGTTAAATTGTGCACCAAATAAATACTTAGAACAAGAAAGTTTTgttcttaataaatatttgactaATAAAACTTCAGTGCTTTTGCGTGAGAGAAAGAATacaaatctttcttttctaaattcacCTCTGAATGTCAAAGATACAAGAATTAAAAGTGAATCTTGTTCAGACGAACAGATAAATAAGTCAAGGAACTCGTATTTTGTAAATACCTGTAAACCAACATTAAATAATTGGGAGGATTTCGAAATGTCAGGACAATATCCAGGTCATAGCCGACCTCCGGTTGGCACACCTCCACCTCAGACAGTTTGGAATCATCTTACAATGGCACAAAGTCAAG TTTCAGGGTTGAATATTCATCCAACAGCCTTGTCAGGTGCAGCATTGAGTCCAGCAGGATTTTACACACATCCATCTATGGCAAGAGCATCTCATATAACATCACAACTTACACCACAACTTGCACATACTCAAGCACCTCCAACATGGCATACACCAACTGTTCCATCAAAAACAGTTACTCCAGCCAATACACCAGGAAATCCTTTGTTTAGTTTACAAATGCTGGTAGATAATAGACAGAACCAAAGTCAGTATAGAAACTCACCAGGTTCACAAAGTACACTAGATTTATCATCTACTTCTGAAATTATTCCTGAAAATTATTCTCGCATACCTCAAGATATCCCAATAAGTTTGACTGCAAGGAATGTAGATAAGGGCAgcagaaatggaaatattatttctcctCCAATACCTTTGAATGGAGAAACTTCATCTGATAGTGGAATTAGTTCATCGGTTCCAACACCTAATTCTGTTAGTGAACCAGTTTCACTCTCAACTAAAGAAGTTACAACACCTAAAATAACAGTAAAAAACTTTGAAAGCAATTTAAAAGGAGTGGCAAATCTTCATGATAAGATTAAGGAGATGAATGTAGATAATTTTACgcaaaaagttataaatttacCACCTAGTGTTACTATTGAAAGGGTAGTTCCAGAGAAGAAAGAGCCTGAggttacaaaaaataaagatacattAAGTGTCATTGCACAAGTACCAAGAAATGTTTTGCCTGTTATTGTAAACCTTACCTCTAGAGTGGACAAAGATGTAACAGATAGTCCAAAAAGGGAATCGTCTTCAGAACGAGATCGAAAGATCGAAGAGACGAATGTAAGATCACctaaaaatataccaaaaaGAGGTAAGAAGGGTGTGGATTCTCTGTTAGAAAAGTTAGAAGGTGGTAATAAAAAACTTGGCAGTGCTGAAAATATTGGATCTGTTATTGTAATGCCAGTAGAGGAAAGAGATACATCGAGTGTTAAAAGCATGTCCCCTGATAGACAGAAATCGAAATCTCCAAATAGGGAAGATGAAGTAGTATCTCCAGCATTCAGTAATGACGATTCTAATGATAATACTAAGCAacgcagaaaaagaaaactagaAAAGCCTGTACGGCTTAGTAAAGACTCTAAAACGGAAGTTGAGGATATGGAATTAGAACCTACAGAACCAACAGAACCTAGAACAAGTGAACCAATAACAGAAGAAACAAATGCAACTCCAGTTGTCAAATTAGAAGACAATATTGACACAGCAGAACAGAGAATACCTGAAAAAATTGAGGAAAGTGTGGACGAAACAAGTGAGGAGAATCAACCTATTAGAAGGCGGAGGAGTAGTGAAAGTACACCTCCTAGTTCAACTCCATCGAATCAGAGGGTTAGAAGAAAATCTAGCGATGACGCGActgaattttcaaaagtaaCAAGTCCAAAACctgtaaataatacaaatcCGTTTAATGAGGTTGAATCAGAACTTGAAAAGATGTTTGCCGGTATTGTTGAGACAGAGACAGAtgttaaaaaggaagaatcaAAATCAGAACTTACAGAACCTGAACTTCAATCCGGGAGCACAACGAAAGccgaaaatttagaaaataatgtgTTACACACAAAAGAGGCGCAAAGTATAAATCCTACTGATGTTTCATCTACAGTTGATACAAAAATGTCtggaaagaaagggaaaaaaactAAAGTACAAGGTGgtaaacgaaaaatatctagatcatctgaaaatatttttggaacTGTGGGTAATGATATACCTCAGAAGGAAatcaaaaagagaaagatgtCTAAAAGTTCAAAAAAGCAAGACGCCTCGAAAAAGACtaagaaaaatgcaaaagtgGACGGAATAAGAGAAATGGCATATGATTCTGGGTCAAATGCAAGTTCTATTAGGTCTCGTGGGCCAGTAGTTCATGTTGAAGGTCCAAGGGACAGTCCATTAAGCATTCAAGTAGTTAATGCGCCacgggaagaagaagaagaaaaaagtaaagaaaaacgaaagagtaTTGGAAATGGGAATGCGGGGAGAAGTAAGAGACTCAGTCATCAAAACGATTTAGATTATAGGG gTAAAGTCAGTAGAGCGGGTCTCTTTAGTTCAACGTTGTCATCACGTTATGACGCACATACAACAGATTCCACATGGGTGTGCGTATTTTGTAAACAGGGTCCTCATTCTGTAATACCTGGGGATCCTGCTCGACCACATCCTAATTTGGCTGGTCCACATATAGCACCTGGAACATACACT GTTCCAGCTGGTGTTTTGAGTGATTTATTTGGCCCATATTTAATTGGTAAAGAACGTTTAGAAGATGGAATTCTTTCGGCTGATGAACAAGAGATTACTACAGAACAGAAGAAAGGTGGTAAGAATAAAAGGAGTTTGAGGTACGCTGGGTTAGCCGATCAGTTTACTGCAAAAATgggtaaaaagaaaagaaattccatTGAAAGTAATACTAATGCCATGTTTACGGGAATGACCGTACTCCCCGGGGAAGAACAACGTTGGGAGGTGTGGCTTCATGAACAGTGTGCCGTTTGGGCAGCTGGAGTGTACATGGCAG GTGGAAGAGTAACAGGATTACAAGAAGCTGTATGGGATGCAGCAAAGTCGATATGTGACTCGTGTGGTTTAACAGGAGCAAATATTGGTTGCGTTAAACGCGGTTGTAAAGCCGTTACGCATTACCCCTGTGCATTAACGAAAGGCTGGCACTTGGATACTAATCAGTATATACCGAAGTGCAACCTTCATCGGGTTACGTGA